The sequence GTTCTCCTTCGCGCAGCAGGAACACCCCGGCCGGCACTCACATTCCTCAGGGGCGCCGCCGGCTGGGAGGGAAGCGGCCCGGGGGACGGCGCAGCAGATGTCGCCGCGCCACGCGTCACGGCCTTCCTTGACCGCCAGGGCGGCGATGACCAACGCCGCGGCGGGGTCGGCCCAGGACCAGCCGAACAGGGAGTTCAGGCCCAGACCGACGAGCAGAACCGCGGACAGATACGCGCACAACAGGGTCTGCCTGGAATCAGCAACCGCCGTGCGGGAGCCGAGTTCCCGGCCGGCGCGGCGTTGGGCGTACGACAGCACGGGCATGACAGCCAGCGACAGCGCGGCCAGAATAAGACCGATCGAGGTGTGGTCGGCATCGGCGCCGCCGAACAGGGCGCGCACCGACTCGACGCTGACGTAGGCGGCGAGAGCGAAGAACGACACTGCGATGACCCGCAAGGCGATCCTCTCCCGCGCCTGCGGGTCGCGGCCGGCAAACTGCCAGGCCACCGCCGCGGCGGACGATACCTCGATGATCGAGTCCAGGCCGAAGCCGATCAGCGCGGTCGATGAGGCGATCGTGCCGGCGGCGAGCGCAGTCGCGGCCTCGACCACGTTCCAGGTGATCGTCGCGGCCACCAGCAGTCGTACCCGGCGGGTGAGTACCGCTTGCCGCGCGGGGGAGGGGCCGGCGGGTACCTGGAGCAGGCGCAGGCTCATCAGCAGCACTCCTTGGCGTCAGAGTCCGGGCAGGCGGCCGGGTCAACGGCCAGGACCAGACCCAGCAGATCACCCAGGGCATGCGCCAGCCGTGCATCGGCCAGCTCGTAGCGTGTCCGCCGCCCCTCCGGCGCGGCCACGGCCAGGCCGCAGCCCCGTAGGCAGGCCAGATGGTTCGACAGGTTCTGGCGTGTCGTGTCCAGCAATTCGGCCAGCTCCGCCGGATAGCCGGGCCCTTCCCGCAATGCCAGCAGCAGCCGCGCCCGCGTCGGATCGGATAGCGCATGGCCGAACCGCGCCAGCACCTGCCCGT comes from Micromonospora viridifaciens and encodes:
- a CDS encoding cation transporter; this translates as MSLRLLQVPAGPSPARQAVLTRRVRLLVAATITWNVVEAATALAAGTIASSTALIGFGLDSIIEVSSAAAVAWQFAGRDPQARERIALRVIAVSFFALAAYVSVESVRALFGGADADHTSIGLILAALSLAVMPVLSYAQRRAGRELGSRTAVADSRQTLLCAYLSAVLLVGLGLNSLFGWSWADPAAALVIAALAVKEGRDAWRGDICCAVPRAASLPAGGAPEECECRPGCSCCAKEN
- a CDS encoding ArsR/SmtB family transcription factor, whose product is MVVETLTYGQVLARFGHALSDPTRARLLLALREGPGYPAELAELLDTTRQNLSNHLACLRGCGLAVAAPEGRRTRYELADARLAHALGDLLGLVLAVDPAACPDSDAKECC